Proteins from a genomic interval of Lycium ferocissimum isolate CSIRO_LF1 chromosome 2, AGI_CSIRO_Lferr_CH_V1, whole genome shotgun sequence:
- the LOC132046567 gene encoding cholesterol 22-monohydroxylase CYP90B51: protein MSDLEFFLFLVPPIFAVLIILNLFKRKQKFPNLPPGDMGWPFLGETIGYLRPYSATTIGDFMQDHISKYGKIYKSNLFGEPTIVSADAGLNRYILQNEGRLFECSYPRSIGGILGKWSMLVLVGQMHRDMRMISLNFLSNGRLRNQLLSEVEKHTLLVLGSWKKASVVCAQDEAKKFTFNFMAEHIMSLQPGNLETEQLKKEYITFMKGVVSAPLNFPGTAYRKALQSRSTILGFIERKMEERLQEMNGNENDLLGWVLKNSNLSKEQILDLLLSLLFAGHETSSVAIALSIYFLENCPAAVQQLTEEHLEISRAKKQLGETELNWEDYKKMEFTQCVISETLRLGNVVRFLHRKAVKDVRYKGYDIPCGWKVLPVISAVHLDPSLFGRPHQFDPWRWQNKQGSPSGNGGSTGTSSTTKSSNNFMPFGGGPRLCAGSELAKLEMAIFIHYLVLNFHWKLAAPDQAFAYPYVDFPKGLPVTIQHRQVNHDTMPNSLNNVA from the exons ATGTCTGACTTggagttttttctttttcttgttccccCAATCTTTGCAGTACTTATTATACTTAATCTATTCAAAAGAAAACAGAAATTTCCAAATCTTCCACCAGGGGACATGGGTTGGCCTTTTCTTGGTGAAACTATTGGCTATTTGAGACCTTATTCAGCTACCACTATTGGAGATTTCATGCAAGATCACATCTCTAA GTATGGAAAAATTTACAAGTCAAATTTGTTTGGAGAGCCAACAATAGTTTCAGCAGATGCAGGGCTCAACAGATACATTCTGCAGAATGAAGGCAGATTATTTGAGTGTAGTTATCCAAGAAGCATAGGTGGAATTCTTGGAAAATGGTCTATGTTGGTTCTAGTTGGACAAATGCATAGAGATATGAGGATGATTTCTTTGAATTTCTTGAGCAATGGCAGGCTCAGGAATCAACTTTTAAGTGAGGTTGAAAAACACACTCTTCTTGTTCTTGGCTCTTGGAAAAAAGCTTCTGTTGTTTGTGCACAAGATGAAGCAAAGAAG TTCACATTCAACTTCATGGCAGAGCATATCATGAGTTTACAACCTGGAAACCTAGAGACTGAGCAGCTGAAAAAAGAATACATCACATTTATGAAAGGAGTGGTTTCTGCTCCATTGAATTTTCCAGGAACAGCTTACAGAAAGGCCTTACAG TCTCGATCGACTATTCTTGGATTTATTGAGAGAAAAATGGAAGAGAGGCTCCAGGAAATGAATGGAAACGAAAATGACCTGCTTGGGTGGGTTCTGAAAAATTCCAATCTCTCAAAGGAGCAAATTCTTGATTTGCTACTAAGTTTGCTCTTCGCTGGACATGAAACTTCATCAGTAGCCATAGCCCTGTCTATTTACTTCTTGGAAAACTGTCCTGCTGCTGTTCAACAACTGACA GAAGAGCACTTGGAGATTTCCAGAGCCAAAAAGCAGTTAGGAGAAACAGAATTGAATTGGGAGGACTATAAGAAAATGGAATTCACCCAATGT GTTATTAGTGAGACTCTAAGGCTTGGGAATGTAGTGAGGTTTCTGCACAGGAAGGCTGTGAAAGATGTAcgatataaag gtTATGACATTCCATGTGGATGGAAAGTGCTTCCGGTGATTTCAGCAGTGCATTTAGATCCTTCACTTTTTGGCCGACCTCACCAATTTGATCCGTGGAGATGGCAG AATAAACAAGGGTCGCCTTCAGGTAACGGAGGAAGCACAGGCACGAGCAGCACAACTAAAAGTAGCAATAATTTCATGCCGTTTGGGGGAGGACCACGTCTTTGTGCAGGATCTGAACTCGCCAAACTTGAGATGGCCATTTTCATCCACTATCTTGTTCTTAATTTTCACTGGAAATTAGCTGCACCTGATCAGGCTTTTGCCTATCCTTACGTCGATTTTCCTAAAGGTCTCCCTGTCACAATCCAACATCGTCAAGTAAACCACGACACTATGCCTAATTCTTTAAACAACGTCGCGTAG
- the LOC132047835 gene encoding glycine-rich protein DOT1-like, whose protein sequence is MDGLVTKLTKSTLNMRSIHILVATPRDYSLCPHIEAKLEEDGLLEIIVAAVVGKVGGGRGGGGGYGGGGGYGGGRDSGYGSSGGGYDGGSRGGGGYRGGGGHDGGGGGGNGGEKKTENMLPAVL, encoded by the exons ATGGATGGACTAGTAACTAAATTGACCAAGTCTACTTTGAACATGAGATCAATTCATATTTTGGTTGCGACTCCCAGAGATTACAGTTTATGTCCTCATA TAGAAGCAAAATTGGAAGAAGATGGTCTGTTGGAAATTATTGTTGCTGCGGTGGTGGGGAAGGTTGGCGGCGGCCGCGGCGGTGGTGGTGGTTATGGAGGTGGGGGTGGGTATGGTGGTGGTCGAGACAGTGGGTATGGTAGTAGTGGTGGTGGATACGATGGTGGTAGCCGTGGTGGAGGTGGATATCGAGGAGGTGGTGGTCAcgatggtggtggtggaggtggcAATGGTGGgg AAAAGAAGACTGAGAACATGCTCCCAGCCGTGCTTTGA